A DNA window from Desulfobacterales bacterium contains the following coding sequences:
- a CDS encoding site-specific integrase translates to MPKRTKTKYPGVYFREAERIGGRGIERVYYVVIKKDGKVIEEKVGRQYADDMTPAKASAIRSELIEGKRLHRKINKQVEAERQRQEAGKWTIDKLWKEYSGQRKPGKGLSIDQNRYALYLEKLFGQKEPHEIIILDIDRLRINLLKKKSPQTVKHALNLLTWIINFGVKKGLCQGIPFKIQKPPVDNIRTEDLTPDQLNNLLIAIDADENRDVANMMKLALFSGLRRGEMFNLKWRDIDFDRGFITINDPKGGKSQKIPLNDSARAILESQKRTRSAYVFPGQDGQKRVTASKASKRIRKNAGLPEDFRPFHGLRHVFASMLASSGKVDMYTLQKLLTHKSPQMTQRYAHLRDDALKRASDLAGSLVEDIIAEQVKKRNASPR, encoded by the coding sequence ATGCCGAAACGCACTAAAACAAAATATCCCGGCGTTTATTTCCGTGAAGCTGAAAGGATCGGCGGAAGGGGAATCGAAAGGGTTTATTATGTTGTCATAAAAAAAGACGGCAAAGTTATTGAGGAGAAAGTGGGGCGGCAATACGCTGACGATATGACCCCTGCAAAAGCCTCTGCAATCCGATCTGAACTTATCGAAGGCAAGAGGCTTCACCGTAAAATAAATAAGCAGGTTGAGGCTGAGAGGCAAAGACAGGAGGCAGGGAAATGGACAATCGATAAGCTGTGGAAGGAGTACAGCGGGCAAAGAAAGCCGGGTAAGGGCCTTTCAATCGATCAAAACCGATATGCTCTTTACCTCGAAAAGCTTTTTGGCCAAAAAGAGCCTCATGAAATCATCATTTTGGACATTGATCGGTTGCGAATCAACCTTTTGAAGAAAAAGTCCCCTCAAACCGTCAAGCACGCTCTAAACCTTTTGACATGGATCATCAATTTCGGCGTTAAAAAAGGATTGTGCCAGGGAATACCATTTAAGATACAAAAGCCGCCGGTGGACAATATAAGAACAGAGGATCTTACCCCCGATCAATTGAATAACCTTCTAATCGCCATTGACGCCGATGAAAACCGGGATGTGGCGAATATGATGAAACTGGCTCTTTTTTCCGGTTTAAGACGCGGCGAAATGTTTAACTTGAAATGGAGAGACATTGATTTTGATCGGGGCTTCATAACGATTAATGATCCCAAAGGGGGGAAGTCCCAAAAGATCCCCTTAAATGATTCTGCCCGGGCAATTTTGGAGAGCCAAAAACGGACACGAAGCGCCTATGTGTTCCCGGGGCAAGATGGTCAGAAGCGGGTCACGGCTTCCAAGGCTTCAAAGCGAATTAGGAAAAATGCGGGTTTACCTGAAGACTTTAGACCGTTTCATGGCCTTCGCCACGTTTTCGCCTCCATGCTTGCTAGTTCCGGAAAGGTTGACATGTACACCCTTCAGAAGTTATTAACTCATAAAAGCCCACAAATGACCCAACGATATGCGCACCTGAGAGATGACGCATTAAAACGAGCCTCTGATCTGGCGGGAAGTCTCGTTGAAGATATAATTGCAGAACAAGTAAAAAAACGGAATGCAAGCCCAAGGTAA
- a CDS encoding DUF3987 domain-containing protein produces MKTFPLKDDNSLGTKLCPCPSFDTGKLPKKIQRYVDSIVATTDAEPIMIVVSVLCMVSAFVKHSCFIPEAKEEGEGYFQTLYPNLWTLCVSRSGSFKTTALNKGFNLAYEHDSGNVSDLYERANKKDVILPNRTTSEGLLEDLVNGHAGAIICSEFGAWLQTLERSYNQGLKQLFTHLYDVPSVYSSRTKSGGRLTIREPFITICGVSTVEWVKNNIGVDDISSGFFARFLIFFPPHNDRVPPALPKAGPVIEREAEKGVKAVIESLQALPGSRAYRLNAKAKEAFEQLHKELYEKVTDRLENSQRILEPYLKRWSPYVLKIAMLLQLFVDECADEIGMDALNGAIAIMEQAVDSTIWLFENDLGESPHQKKVRKVRDYIFKRGGSVSRRQLIQSRVLEGGSKDYDYVLQTLEESGNIVLINTDHKNGTMITLVDEKENVVENVE; encoded by the coding sequence ATGAAAACCTTCCCTCTTAAAGATGATAACTCACTGGGTACAAAGCTTTGCCCTTGCCCTAGTTTCGACACAGGGAAGCTTCCGAAAAAGATTCAACGCTATGTTGATTCAATCGTTGCCACAACCGATGCTGAGCCGATCATGATTGTGGTGAGTGTGCTGTGCATGGTGTCCGCTTTTGTAAAACATTCGTGTTTTATACCTGAGGCAAAGGAGGAGGGAGAAGGATATTTTCAAACTCTATACCCAAACCTCTGGACGCTATGCGTAAGTCGATCCGGCTCTTTCAAAACCACTGCATTGAACAAGGGCTTTAACCTAGCTTATGAGCATGATTCGGGGAATGTGTCAGATCTTTATGAGAGGGCAAACAAAAAGGATGTGATCCTTCCAAACCGGACAACTTCAGAGGGATTACTTGAGGATTTAGTTAATGGTCATGCCGGGGCGATCATATGTTCAGAATTCGGAGCGTGGCTTCAAACGCTGGAACGTTCATACAATCAGGGATTGAAACAGTTGTTCACGCATCTTTATGATGTTCCGTCGGTTTACAGCAGTCGGACAAAGTCCGGTGGACGCCTTACTATTAGGGAACCCTTCATCACCATTTGCGGCGTTTCAACCGTTGAATGGGTAAAAAATAATATTGGCGTGGATGACATTTCATCCGGCTTTTTTGCACGGTTTTTGATTTTTTTCCCGCCTCATAATGACAGGGTCCCCCCTGCCTTGCCCAAGGCCGGGCCTGTCATCGAAAGGGAAGCAGAAAAGGGCGTTAAAGCCGTTATCGAGTCCCTTCAGGCCTTGCCAGGGTCGAGAGCTTACCGCCTGAATGCCAAAGCAAAGGAAGCTTTTGAGCAGTTACATAAAGAGTTATACGAGAAAGTTACAGATCGCCTGGAAAATTCGCAGCGAATACTCGAACCTTATTTAAAACGGTGGTCGCCTTATGTGCTCAAAATTGCCATGCTGCTTCAACTGTTCGTGGACGAGTGTGCTGATGAGATCGGCATGGATGCATTAAATGGTGCCATTGCGATAATGGAGCAAGCCGTTGATTCGACAATATGGCTGTTTGAAAATGATTTAGGCGAGTCACCGCATCAAAAAAAGGTGCGCAAGGTTAGAGATTATATTTTTAAACGGGGCGGCAGTGTATCCCGCAGACAACTTATTCAATCAAGGGTCTTGGAAGGTGGCTCGAAGGATTATGATTATGTTTTACAAACCCTTGAAGAATCAGGTAATATTGTTCTGATCAATACGGATCACAAAAATGGGACCATGATCACGTTGGTCGATGAAAAAGAAAATGTTGTTGAAAATGTTGAGTAA
- a CDS encoding helix-turn-helix domain-containing protein, producing MEHQNRYLTENQVAEITGRAVQTLRNDRFLGKGFPYSKIGRSVRYSLNDIHDFMKSRAVKTSGI from the coding sequence ATGGAACACCAAAACAGATATTTAACCGAAAATCAGGTGGCTGAAATCACGGGCCGTGCCGTTCAAACATTGCGTAACGATCGTTTTTTAGGAAAGGGTTTTCCTTATAGTAAAATAGGGCGATCTGTAAGGTATTCACTTAATGATATCCATGATTTTATGAAATCACGGGCGGTCAAAACTTCGGGAATATGA
- a CDS encoding PLDc N-terminal domain-containing protein, with translation MVERSIMDLNTLLVVGCLCIPFVLATFWAVLDAAQKEFGCFGHKAAWMLVGAVPFIGFVIYLIFGFKKGKPPGSAPSPEK, from the coding sequence ATGGTTGAAAGGTCGATAATGGATTTGAACACCTTGTTGGTCGTGGGTTGTCTTTGCATTCCCTTTGTTCTGGCAACCTTCTGGGCGGTTCTGGATGCCGCGCAAAAGGAATTCGGCTGTTTTGGCCATAAAGCGGCCTGGATGCTTGTTGGCGCAGTTCCCTTTATCGGGTTTGTCATTTATCTGATATTCGGATTTAAAAAAGGAAAACCACCCGGTAGCGCGCCGTCGCCTGAAAAATAA
- a CDS encoding histidinol-phosphatase, whose product MRINYHIHTPLCNHATGTMPEYIRQAIALGFTEICFLDHLTLNAADRGLTMSIEEVPLYYHSARRLANQFRDDILVKVGLEIDYHPDVVGSIDDIVNTFDFDAIGSSIHYVGDFDIVTRRSGWRNGEGNTDTIYAQYLALMDRMLNEDYFDLICHFDLPKKYGRLPSRSFKGEIDALLAKIKTKGIAIEINTSGFDSPIREMYPSLEILRSCQALGIPVTLGSDAHRPDQLDRCYGRAYEALNRIGLTQLTTFTKRRPGRIAINDTVQPEIGAYDPEKSAPQFPIVPVSGDR is encoded by the coding sequence ATGCGGATCAATTACCATATTCATACCCCTCTGTGTAATCATGCCACCGGCACCATGCCGGAATACATTCGGCAGGCCATCGCGCTCGGGTTCACCGAGATCTGCTTTCTGGATCACCTCACGCTAAATGCCGCGGACAGAGGCCTGACCATGAGCATTGAGGAAGTCCCTTTGTATTATCATAGCGCCCGGCGGCTGGCGAATCAGTTTAGAGACGACATTCTGGTTAAAGTCGGACTCGAAATCGATTATCATCCTGATGTTGTCGGTTCTATTGATGATATTGTGAATACCTTTGACTTTGATGCCATCGGTAGTTCCATTCATTATGTGGGGGATTTTGACATCGTGACCCGGCGCAGCGGCTGGCGAAATGGAGAAGGGAATACGGATACCATTTATGCGCAATACCTGGCGCTCATGGACCGCATGCTGAATGAAGACTATTTTGATCTGATTTGCCACTTTGATTTGCCGAAAAAATACGGTCGGCTACCCAGCCGATCGTTCAAAGGTGAGATCGATGCGTTATTGGCTAAAATCAAGACCAAGGGGATTGCAATCGAAATCAATACCAGCGGTTTTGACAGCCCAATACGGGAAATGTATCCCTCCCTGGAAATACTCCGATCCTGCCAAGCGCTTGGAATTCCGGTCACCCTCGGATCCGATGCGCACCGGCCGGATCAATTGGATCGATGCTACGGCCGGGCGTATGAAGCACTAAACCGCATCGGCCTTACGCAGTTGACCACCTTTACCAAGCGGCGGCCGGGCCGAATTGCCATAAATGATACGGTCCAACCCGAAATCGGTGCCTATGACCCGGAAAAATCAGCACCCCAATTTCCCATAGTGCCGGTATCAGGAGATAGATGA